The Hippoglossus hippoglossus isolate fHipHip1 chromosome 16, fHipHip1.pri, whole genome shotgun sequence genomic sequence TTTAGTATTGGAGTTAGTATTTGTTGTTGCATTAGTTCTGCCTCTTCAGTTTTACATCCCGCTTTTGCTGATGATTTCCTTTGCCATGGTGATGTAGGCTGACATGGCATCGTCCTTGGACATTCCTGACAGAAtgagaaaatacagatttattaCAAACTCAGAGGGTCACTTTTTAGCCGGCAGCTCCAGCATAACTACTGTTCAGACTCCAAATTAcgtcaaaagtgcaagatggccgcacccgtatccaggatatttggcttcatttttgtacaacaggaggaagttgagacgcatggtccatctttacatacagtctatggctgagACATTGACTGCCATAAAATCTGGTACAGATGTTGGTGGTGCCAACTTTTCCTTTGGCGCAACCAGTGGGTCAAAGGTTAAATTTAGTCTGGGAAATATCTCCGCTCACCgctatcagcttcacacttgacacGTGTATTGTTAAGGACCCAAAGAAGTGCAGGGTTGAATTTGGTGCATAAGTGACGTTGTCgacgacaacaacaacgacaactgattctccagtttgggcGTCAGGCTTCACTTAACtaatgaacaggtgaacagctctttgtgcagcagcagtatAGGCTTCAGGTTTCTGCTGACAAAGTCTTTCAGCCTGGCCTTACTTCCTGCGGTTCAATTACCTCAGATCACCTttgcagtttcagaaagaaagctgcaaccagcatcaccacaggccaagaaaacagcccatcCCCAGCAGGCAGGTTTATAATGGGTATGgcacttttaaatatttaataaattaaattaaatctttttaGGTTAAAAAATCCAGTTTATCCAACTATATTTGTccaattatattttcatcatcatcacttgtctttgtgtttatttctaatTAGCAAATGTGATAGGGATACGCAGCGATACACAGGTATCACTATATGTCTTAAAACTTTCTGATACAGGAAAGAAAGATTGTGTCTCAGTTTCACGATAACACAGTAATTCCCAGTAACAACTTTAACTTTTTACCTTTCCTGGAGTCCCAGGCGTTCCACTTGGCTTTTCCTTTCATGTCAAACATTCCTGGTTGACCTACAACGTGGTGAaatcacacagagaggaggaaacttTCAGAATTCAGGGAGCATGTCGCATGAAGGTGattctgtttttctgcagcaggtCATACCGATGTTAACGTCTCCAACCATCGACTGCTTATAAAGCCCATACAggtccagcagctcctggtcGCTGGGCTTCGTCTTCACCTTCTTCACGTCCTCGGCCATCTTCTCAAACTCTTCCTGCGTGTCACAGACGGTCACAAGAGACACAGACAAGTCACTCTTTGTATTTCTCAGAGATTCTTGTAACCTGATGAGCAATTGAACAGAGTTTCTGCTATTTCTGACCCAGTCTATTAGTAATTTGCTTCAGTGTGAGTGTATAGTAATCACAGAATATGAGAATGTGCATATTAATTAGTTACAAACTGATTAAGAAATCCGAGCCTGGTTTTCTATTCATGGTGTGTGGAGCCCTGGAGACGTATTGTTGCACAAGCTGGAGACAAACAATGGGCTTTTATTAACAGTCCAGGGCTTTTGTGCCCGTTTGAATAATCTACTTGGCATTGCGCAACAGATCATTCTGGACCTTGCACAGGAGGAACACCTCTAAACCCTGTGCACTTCCTGCATATGAATGTTATTTCTGAAGCAAAGAAACCTAAACTATTAGTCAGGATGGATATTTCAGGGGTTGGTCAAGTATTTTTCATCAGTTAGAGCCAGATTCTCACAGATTCCTAATCCTGCATCACAATACGATCTAATTCATTCTCCTTTTTGTTCAGTTGCACGAGACAGACTCAGATCTAGAGGAGGAAGCTGTTCAGAGCTGTTTTTTAACACACAGTCAAAGATGGATGACAGCATATACAGTAGAGGGCGAGAACACCCGGCCGCTACAACCGCTTCTCATCTGCCAGCGATGACAATGAATCCGATCGCTCTGATACTGGTGATAGATGCAGAAGGAATAAGTTACCTGATGAGACATGATCGCTGGTGCAGGAGCTGGATGAGATGAACGTGTTCGGTTGTTGAAGCTTGACGCAGCTGTGGGTGCAGAGtagcagaggaggagggcgcAGGGAGCAGggcagcagctgattggctgcctgtccccctcactcacacactgtcgctgtcactgacacgcacacactcggTCAGATCGGTGACCCTGACACACAGTCCACATACTGCACatgtctctctgctgcagctgtctaACTTGATCTGACATCAGCTTACACCCAGAATCATGTCTATATTTTTCAACACTATATTGAAATGCTTGATTTATGAGTAGTATCCAAAAATAATAGTGGATGTGATACATGAGgatacagtttttcttttgaaggGGATATTTCCACTTATACTTATGTATGGCTAtgtttttattagtatttagtAGTAGCAGCAAACGATTTGTATTCATTGTGATCTTTCAtctatttatattataattatgatAACAATTATAATCATAAGTATTATTACTATCGTTTGTCTCACTACTCTTTCactattttattgtcttttatattatattatattatattatattatattatattatattatattatattgtcaGTCATCTGCAAAGTCCCTTGAATTTTACTACAGTGCACAAATTGTgattgttatggaagttttctggaagctggtgcaaggagaactcaggcagcagctgatgtcttatgcagaataTTTTAATGGAGtcttgatgcatcaaggagaccagaaggtggaacaacatacaaacgctaacagagcaacatgagcaattgtcccccccaagtctgaagatgtctcccacagcatcccagtatatctccctcaccctgcgtcacccattctaacagcacatcaaTGAATGGCTggaattgctgtcactctctatgttacatgtaggtgttcgcatcctattggatagtaAACTTAATCACATTGTttccttacgtcttgccactggtgaaatacacaaaagagttgaagttggtgagaggtgaagttggtgcctctctgtctggggcatctgagttagatatgaaagtccctaagCGTAGACGCTACAATGAACTGTTGGTTGctcctttatctataacctaaCCTTTGGAACTGTTTAGAGGGAGAAGGGAGtatttagacaggcactattctcctgtacaaatataatatcacaccttgttaaagccctatgagaccaattgtgatttgtgaatatggggtatacaaataaagtttgaataattgattgattgattgattgattaggACCCCTGGTTATTGTAATTGTACTGAAAAACTTATTCCagtaaattgttttaaaaaatactgcAGACGTTTGTTACTGTGAATGTTTAAATGTACTACTGCCGTTTGAACGCTAGTCGCCGCTCTCTGttctttgtaaataaagtttttggGATTCAAACAACATGGCGGCGCGCAGTGGTTCTCCCATGTCGTCGCTGTTGAAGACGTGATTCTGTTTTACAGCGATTCCTCTGCGTTAACATCCAGGTGAAGTAACGTCCTGtgttattaatgttttaatggTGACACGTGTTTGATCAGTGGATGGAAACATGAAGAGTTGACAGTGTTTACGGTGGATAAACTGTGATCAACAGAAGCACGCAGATGTTTATCTTTACATTGAAACGTTGAAGTACgtacaacatacaacatacaacagtttcatgtatttatatttcatacagtctaaaatatatttgattatatttaaaataccaAATGTCAAATGATGAATTGTACACCGAATGACTAAGTTGTAGTATTTTAGTAGtatcaaatatttttaatgtttagtcTTTTATCGGCTCATCAGTcaactgtgaagcactttgaacttCACTGACCTGAATCTaatgtgctttaaaaataaagtttgattcaTTAACATCTGAGATATGTTTATTACATTGATCACAATATCACTTAAACGTTGCAGCTGGTTAATATGGGGCTGATTCTCAtctaatgaaataaaacatcctTCCTTGATTATCTGAAAATAACTAACTAGTATCTCAAGTAGtctggtgaaaaaaaatccctgtgaAATGTTGTGTGACAACACAGGGAAATACTCAAGTACATAAACGTACCTCAACATTGTACTTCAGTATAGTAATTGAGTAAATCTActtagtttttttccacttctgtTGATGAAGGTACTGaatcacaaataaaattgtCAATGCTTTCTGGAGGACATCAATAActagagaaaaataaatcttgagACTGaccatttgtatttttgttgtacAGTTTAATTGAGCTCAATGctttctctgcatttttttcACCAGCAGATTGTGTTTGTCAAAGCAGAAATGGCCACTCCAAAGAAGCTGGGGAAAAAGGAAACCAAAAGGCTGCCTCCAGGTAAGACCTCCCTCGCCTCACCATTCACCCCAACATGGAGCCCACTCCCCCAAGAGGACATGCAGTTCATCCTGCAAACCCTGAAGGACAAACTGTTCTCCATGGGCCTTGAGAAGAAAGAGGTGAAAATCTTTCGCccatggaggaagaagaagaaggagcaggaatctgctgctgctgctgccgctgccgccgccgcgaCACCGGAGCCCGTCGCCCAGGTGCAGGATTCCTCTAAAAACGGCTGGACAGATGTGGCGGCCAGACGACAGCTGGCCATTGGCATCAACGAGGTCACCAAGGCTCTGGAGAGAAATGAGCTCAGATTGTTGTTGGTGTGTAAGTCCGTCAAACCCAATCACATGACAAGTCACCTGATCACGCTGAGTGCGACGCGAGGAGTGCCGGCGTGCCAGGTGCCCCGTCTGAGCCAGAGCGTGTCGGAGCCGCTGGGGCTGAAAAGTGTCCTGGCACTGGGATTCAGACGCTGTGCCTCCCGTGACGAGGAGATCTTCACCGACATCATTGATGTCATTAGACCCAGAGTGCCTTCACTGAACATTGCATGGCTACCGGGTGCAGCTCCACCGCGTGCAGCTCCACCGGGTGGTGCACCCGCTGTGACACCCGACGACCCAgcagacatggaggaggaggcggctggagagaagggaggccagaaaagaaaactggagAGTGACTCTGAGGCGGTGACAgagtctccctcctcctgcactcTGCAGCCGCTCACAGTGAAGAGAATAGTTGCTAATcctgcaaagaaaaagaaaaaaaagtagacTGTCAAACTAAAGAGAACATCTGCCTGGATATTTGAAGGACCtctcctgtgttatttcatgttttagcCCAGAGGCTCACAATGCTTTTGACTCGGGAAAACTGTCCTGGTGACGTCTGGTCACAGGCTAGTTCCTGGATATGGGactgattgatttttttccttttaagatCATTTAATTTTAAGAACTTTTAGAGGCTTTGAGAGGTGAAAATAGCCAACGTTTTATTATGTTACCATGTTGTCATTCATTAGATTTATCTTGAGAAACCTGCTGACTCACATGTGTGGGGATTCACTGTTGTTTTCCAACATTTCAGCCATTCAGCAATTAGTTTATAATCCCTCTGTATATTTTGTAAATCAACTCACCAAGACTTGAAACTTGCTTTGTCATAGATCGTCCAGTACAGCTTCTCCACTGGGAGaatgtgctgcttttctttgtctttgtctttctacATTTGAAAGTTAACATCTTATATATTTTGGGCAAATGGTTGAACAAAAGAAGCCacatttttaatagaaaaaattaattaggaaagaaaaacaatcagatGAATTGATAGATTGTTTGCATGGTATCTTAGTTGACTGACTTTCAAAGGTACCAGTGCGTCAttacagaaaaatatgaattaagtttgttttttttaaacgtgagAAGACATGAGTTGTTGGAACTTTTcataaacaagtaaaacaatattattgCTGCACTGACATGAATGGAGACCTGTAGCAGGATAGATTGATAGCAAGAAAAACTCTAAAAATGTTTAATGGTCCTttaaaatttagtttttgtcaaaatgtgatatttaacagacaaaacataGAGCATTTAAATGTATGTGTTGGTAATTATGAATTTAAACAACTGGCAATGTGTGGATGTTTGGCTTTTTGATGAATGTGACAAAAACAGAAGCAAACATGTCTCATCCTCCCCAGTTTGGAGAGTTTGTAATGAACACACCATAATAAACCACAGACGTGCACCACTCATGTACCtttttcaaagtgtgtttaTTCAATCAAACATCCATGCTGGTATAGCCGACGCGTGTTGGAACAGATTGTTATTTGCATGGGGTCATGTCTTATATGATGCTGGTACATGTCTTCAGCTTTATCACAGCTTACGATGGATCTGAATAAAAATATTGTTCTTCAGTTAGAGAAAGCTGTATGTCGGTTCAAAAGTACATACCCGCCCCCCCCAGCCCATCccaaaaacttaaaataaaaaataaacagaaatcatttttttaaataaggcAGGTACTTCAGGTTGAGTTCTCACTAAAGGGTGTAGCTAAGTAACATCAACTCTAAAATCAACACGGCAGCAAAACTGACATGCTCAAAGTTCATTCAAACAGCTGCAGGCAACACATCTGTGACAACCAACATCCATGAGGCACACTGTCCACTCAGCAACTGATTTCAGTGTTTCAGTAATCCTGGTAACTTCCGTCTGTGTGAATGTAACTCGTTCAACCTTTCAATggtcaaaagaaaaaatctttGAACACTGTTCATCAGTTGTTCTTTTCTTGCTAATTTATAAAGGGATGAGAAGGAAActacatcacatagagaaaaaTCAATGACGGAGATTGCAGCAGCCTTTACCTCTTCAGTTACACGGAGCCACGGGAACAGGAACATCGAACAAAAGGGACAAAGAAAAGAccgtttaaaaacatttaaacccTTTTTGAGTAAACCACAGCGTGAGTGGTGTGACACATCTGAAATCAACCGTTTCACTGGAATTCTTAGGGAAAtactggaaagaaaaagaagaatgacGTCTTAAGACACTTTTGCAAAGTACAATTATAAATAGAACTGTTTCACGCAAGTAGCTGCACAACACACTAAAAAAATAACCTACAGTATATttttcagacacacaaaatacagtaccattaaaaacaaatcagagaaGTCAATAAGAACGCACTTGGAAAACCAGGAAATGCTCACATTTCAAATTGACGCGGTTACTGACACAGGCTTCAGTTGATTCAGCCGCTGGTCTCTGACTGCATGCTGTTGGAAATTACTTCAGACCGTTTGAGAGTTGTGCTaaattctccagagtttgaATGAGAATCTGTTCAGAAATGCTTACGACCATAGTGTTCTGCAATTTTACAGGGAcaagtttgtttttgctttgcaACAGGCTATTTAAAGTAGGA encodes the following:
- the rpp38 gene encoding ribonuclease P protein subunit p38; this translates as MATPKKLGKKETKRLPPGKTSLASPFTPTWSPLPQEDMQFILQTLKDKLFSMGLEKKEVKIFRPWRKKKKEQESAAAAAAAAAATPEPVAQVQDSSKNGWTDVAARRQLAIGINEVTKALERNELRLLLVCKSVKPNHMTSHLITLSATRGVPACQVPRLSQSVSEPLGLKSVLALGFRRCASRDEEIFTDIIDVIRPRVPSLNIAWLPGAAPPRAAPPGGAPAVTPDDPADMEEEAAGEKGGQKRKLESDSEAVTESPSSCTLQPLTVKRIVANPAKKKKKK
- the LOC117777368 gene encoding acyl-CoA-binding protein homolog isoform X2, which codes for MSHQEEFEKMAEDVKKVKTKPSDQELLDLYGLYKQSMVGDVNIGQPGMFDMKGKAKWNAWDSRKGMSKDDAMSAYITMAKEIISKSGM